The following proteins come from a genomic window of Megalobrama amblycephala isolate DHTTF-2021 linkage group LG1, ASM1881202v1, whole genome shotgun sequence:
- the LOC125244626 gene encoding gastrula zinc finger protein XlCGF8.2DB-like — MKIEETFSVKHEETEEQTDLMALKEASHELNERKEEKEHYDKHHDFMIGERLTQAKKSSLQKRAQKTRTKSYFTCQQCGKSFDQHRNLQVHLRVHTRESPFTCQQCGKSFTCEGHLKVHMRVHTGEKPYTCKQCGKSFTVKGNLRAHMRIHTGEKPHTCKQCGKSFSQNVSLKIHMRIHTGEKPHTCKQCGKSFSQKGSLKIHMRIHTREKPHTCQECGKSFTVKGSLINHMRTHTREKPYTCQECGHSFIAKGNLIVHMRIHTGESSFTCEQCGQSFTQKGNLKVHMRTHTGEKPYTCTLCGNGFTQEQGLRKHMNIHTGEKLFTCDQCEKSFRFTGDLKCHMRIHSKENSFRSRHCGKSRGVKST; from the coding sequence ACCTGATGGCACTGAAAGAGGCGAGTCATGAACTTAATGAAAGGAAAGAGGAGAAAGAACATTACGATAAACATCATGATTTCATGATTGGAGAAAGATTGACACAGGCTAAAAAGTCTTCCTTacaaaaaagagctcaaaagacaagaactaaaagttatttcacctgccaacagtgtggaaagagttttgacCAACATAGAAACCTTCAAGTCCACTTGAGAGTTCACACTAGAGAGAGCCCCTTCacttgccaacagtgtggaaagagtttcacatgtGAAGGacaccttaaagtccacatgagagttcacactggagaaaagccttacacctgcaaacaatgtggaaagagttttactgtaaaaggaaaccttagagcccacatgagaattcacactggagaaaagcctcacacctgcaaacaatgtggaaagagcttcagTCAAAATGTAAGCCTTAAaattcacatgagaattcacactggagaaaagcctcacacctgcaaacaatgtggaaagagtttcagtcaaaaaggaagccttaaaATCCACATGCGAATTCACACTAGAGAAAAGCCTCacacctgtcaagagtgtggaaagagtttcactgtAAAAGGAAGTCTTATAAaccacatgagaactcacactagagaaaagccttacacctgtcaagagtgtggacACAGTTTCATTGCAAAAGGAAATCttatagtccacatgagaattcacactggagagagttCATTCACCTGTGAacagtgtggacagagtttcacacagaaaggaaaccttaaagtccacatgagaactcacactggagaaaagccttacacctgcactCTGTGCGGGAATGGCTTCACACAGGAACAAGGCCTTAGGAaacacatgaatattcacactggagagaagctatttacatgtgatcagtgtgaaaaAAGTTTCAGATTTACAGGTGACCTTAAGTGCCATATGAGGATTCACTCGAAAGAGAACTCTTTTAGAAGTCGTCACTGTGGAaagagcagaggtgtaaagagtacctga